A region from the Anomaloglossus baeobatrachus isolate aAnoBae1 chromosome 11, aAnoBae1.hap1, whole genome shotgun sequence genome encodes:
- the LOC142255686 gene encoding C3a anaphylatoxin chemotactic receptor-like: MDPYDYNLTTSNKTMKNYKWSFDAYNHLSYDIIVQKVSITLYSIIFALGIIGNGLVIWIAGFRMKNTVSAVWFLHLAIADFLCCASLPLRIADWAAYFSLPLDSGYCTVNIFLFNINMTSSVLLLTAMSIDRWVSVMWPFWAKVHRTCNVVRISAAIIWGLSLIVAGVLYYIYEHYVSNLHEWCLFYQYTIPYNSNLHHTMHLIRLIIMCVIPFLIIVTSYVTIFYKIRKSKRSQRSQRSSRIITAVISCFFICWFPYYIWTLISMYDIPLSLSLASPTIASSLACVNSCMNPIIYVFMGPGFRQGFFRSVPARVERALSEHPNDLCREGEDAGNTRSTDV, encoded by the exons ATGGACCCTTATGATTATAATCTGACTACATCTAATAAAACTATGAAGAACTACAAATG GTCATTTGATGCATACAATCACTTATCATATGATATAATTGTACAGAAGGTGTCAATCACATTATACAGCATCATTTTTGCTCTCGGGATTATCGGTAATGGATTAGTCATCTGGATTGCCGGATTCAGGATGAAGAACACAGTCAGTGCCGTGTGGTTCCTCCACCTGGCCATCgcggacttcctgtgctgtgcgtctCTGCCTCTGAGAATTGCTGATTGGGCTGCATATTTCTCACTCCCCCTGGATTCTGGATATTGCACAGTGAACATTTTCCTGTTTAATATAAACATGACCTCCAGTGTTCTCCTCCTGACGGCCATGAGTATTGACCGCTGGGTGTCCGTCATGTGGCCATTCTGGGCCAAAGTCCATAGAACCTGTAATGTGGTGAGAATCTCTGCAGCGATCATCTGGGGGCTGAGCCTCATTGTAGCGGGTGTACTGTACTACATATATGAACACTATGTAAGCAATCTACATGAATGGTGCCTATTTTATCAATACACAATTCCTTATAACTCTAACCTACATCACACCATGCACCTGATCAGATTAATTATAATGTGTGTGATCCCTTTTCTCATCATCGTCACctcttatgtcaccattttctacaAGATTAGAAAAAGTAAGAGATCCCAGAGATCTCAGAGATCCTCTAGGATCATCACCGCTGTTATATCGTGTTTCTTCATCTGCTGGTTTCCATATTACATCTGGACACTAATATCCATGTATGATATACCTTTGTCTTTATCCCTTGCCTCACCCACAATTGCTAGCAGCCTGGCTTGTGTTAACAGCTGCATGAATCCAATCATTTATGTGTTTATGGGACCGGGTTTCCGACAAGGTTTCTTCAGATCCGTCCCCGCCAGGGTAGAAAGAGCCTTAAGTGAACATCCTAATGACCTGTGCAGAGAAGGAGAAGATGCGGGAAATACTCGCTCTACTGATGTGTAA